One genomic region from Candidatus Cetobacterium colombiensis encodes:
- the hemC gene encoding hydroxymethylbilane synthase: MKEKIVIGSRGSILALAQSEMIKGRLQKNFPDLKFEIKIIVTSGDKDLVSNWNNSDKSLKSFFTKEIEHELLEGTIDLAVHSMKDMPIVSPPGLICGATPDREDNRDVLVSKSGKKLLELPKGAVVGTSSLRRTMGLKALRPDLEIKQLRGNIHTRLRKLDEDQYDAILLAAAGLKRVGLGERITEELEYDLMMPAPAQGALHIQCRENDAFIKSILKTIHNPKIEEIVDIEREFSKIFDGGCHTPMGCTGEKFDGKIFLRGVYCHNNIMYKAEVLEDEKLGKEIAHKLAAKIREKING; this comes from the coding sequence ATGAAAGAAAAAATCGTAATTGGAAGTAGAGGAAGTATATTAGCATTAGCTCAAAGTGAAATGATAAAAGGAAGATTGCAGAAGAATTTTCCAGATTTAAAATTTGAAATAAAAATAATAGTGACAAGTGGAGATAAAGATTTAGTTAGTAACTGGAACAATAGTGATAAATCTCTAAAGAGTTTTTTTACAAAAGAGATAGAGCATGAGCTACTAGAAGGAACAATAGATTTAGCAGTTCATTCAATGAAAGATATGCCAATAGTATCTCCACCTGGGCTTATATGTGGAGCAACTCCAGATAGAGAAGACAATAGAGATGTATTGGTTTCAAAGAGCGGAAAAAAACTTTTAGAACTTCCTAAAGGGGCTGTAGTAGGAACAAGTTCTTTAAGAAGAACAATGGGATTAAAAGCTTTAAGACCAGATTTAGAGATAAAACAACTTAGAGGAAACATTCATACAAGACTTAGAAAGTTAGATGAAGATCAATATGATGCAATACTTTTAGCAGCAGCAGGATTGAAAAGAGTTGGTTTAGGAGAGAGAATAACAGAGGAGTTAGAGTATGATTTAATGATGCCAGCTCCAGCTCAAGGTGCTCTTCATATTCAATGTAGAGAAAATGATGCGTTTATAAAATCTATTTTAAAAACAATACATAATCCAAAAATAGAGGAGATTGTAGATATAGAAAGAGAGTTTTCAAAAATATTTGATGGTGGATGTCATACTCCTATGGGCTGCACAGGGGAAAAATTTGATGGGAAAATATTCTTAAGAGGAGTATATTGTCACAACAATATTATGTATAAAGCTGAAGTGCTAGAAGATGAAAAGTTGGGAAAAGAGATTGCTCATAAATTAGCTGCGAAAATAAGGGAGAAAATAAATGGTTAA
- the hemA gene encoding glutamyl-tRNA reductase, with amino-acid sequence MYFKHFIVFGISHKNLDLCQRENFIQNDPTSIVKRLFKEEKIVGYVNLSTCLRAEYYLHLSKNYSLEELQKDIGLENIFIKKGHDAVNYLFRVTCGFESVIKGEDQILSQIKKAQLTSMEDKVSSSNINVIFNKAIELGKKFRNKSKICHNALSLEAISLKFIKNKILELKDKKILILGLGDLARDIMELLTKEEYKSLTITNRSYHKALEMSNIYNADVISFEEKLEEVAKSDIIISATSAPHAIIKKDEILPLLDKNKEYVFLDLAVPRDIEEELNELNNINLYNIDDVWGVYYENLENRENLLTKYEYMLNEQMVNLKKWFEYKEGIA; translated from the coding sequence ATGTATTTTAAACATTTTATTGTTTTTGGAATAAGTCATAAAAATTTAGATTTATGTCAAAGGGAAAACTTTATACAAAATGACCCTACTTCTATAGTAAAAAGATTGTTTAAAGAAGAAAAGATTGTGGGATATGTAAATCTTTCCACTTGCTTAAGGGCTGAATACTATTTGCATTTAAGTAAAAATTATTCGTTAGAGGAGCTTCAAAAAGATATTGGCTTAGAAAATATTTTTATAAAAAAAGGTCATGATGCAGTAAATTATCTTTTTAGAGTAACTTGTGGATTTGAATCAGTTATAAAAGGAGAAGATCAAATTTTATCTCAAATAAAAAAAGCTCAATTGACAAGTATGGAGGATAAAGTATCAAGCTCAAATATAAATGTTATTTTTAACAAAGCTATTGAGTTAGGAAAGAAATTTAGAAATAAAAGTAAAATTTGTCATAATGCATTATCATTAGAAGCAATATCTTTAAAATTTATAAAAAATAAAATTTTAGAATTAAAGGATAAAAAAATTCTTATTCTTGGATTGGGAGATTTAGCAAGAGATATAATGGAACTTCTAACAAAAGAAGAGTATAAAAGTTTAACGATAACAAATAGAAGTTATCATAAAGCTTTAGAAATGAGTAATATATATAATGCAGATGTAATTAGTTTTGAAGAGAAATTAGAAGAGGTGGCTAAAAGTGATATAATAATATCAGCGACTTCAGCACCACATGCTATTATAAAAAAAGACGAGATACTTCCATTATTAGATAAAAACAAAGAGTATGTATTTTTAGATTTAGCAGTTCCAAGAGATATAGAGGAAGAATTAAATGAATTAAATAATATAAATTTATATAATATAGATGATGTATGGGGAGTATATTATGAAAATTTAGAAAATAGAGAAAATTTATTAACTAAGTATGAGTATATGCTTAATGAACAAATGGTAAACTTAAAAAAATGGTTTGAATACAAAGAAGGGATAGCATAA